A single window of Cryptococcus tetragattii IND107 chromosome 4 map unlocalized Ctg04, whole genome shotgun sequence DNA harbors:
- a CDS encoding phosphoribosylaminoimidazolesuccinocarboxamide synthase, giving the protein MAAPSEATIQLSPEAEAQYERITRSLQEVTSGDVIRKVLSEGKVVKAYWGTAPTGRPHIAYCVPLLKIADFLTAGVHVKVLLADVLFTVLGVPIDKLEFITGSSYQLKPDYTLDMYRFHALTSTREAEHAGADVVKESESPLMSSLLYPGLQALDEQYLDVDFQFGGVDQRKIFMYAATFLPKLGYSKRAHLMNAMVPGLSGGKMSASDPKSKIDFLDTAADIKNKIKAALCPPGEIENNGVIAFIKTVLIPIQALRIEQAEQRGEKAPVGEGSFVKPGAPEGAVFSISRPEKFGGDIHVKSYEELEKAYIAGDIHPGDLKTGVQEALIQFLSPIRKLFDEDKEWQEIERMAYPSSSVAPSAEEPKKAKKKDVRSKPPTEEERAALRAAKEKEKAAKIAAKAVNEGTAPPVPPIEDITAAQLAQSSKEAVQVSTSSTTTSCVTSTNLSKLKLLAKGKVRDIYALPGKENEDKLLFVATDRMSAFDVIMNNGIPSKGITLTTLSLFWFDKLKNIIPNHVLYPSPSACFSTPAQAWEQFPRSLDEYRDQLEGRSMIVKKCEVVKIEAIVRGYITGSAWSEYKKSQTIHGIQMPAGLVESQKLPKALFTPSTKADQGEHDENIHPDKVKDICGPELAAEIEKVAIQLYTEAAAYALERGLILADTKFEFGLLPDPSSPNKTTLILIDEVLTPDSSRYWAADDYVVGQPQPSFDKQYLRDWLIKEGLRGKEDVTLLEHVVNETRSKYEEARDRVMGLGNFGKHGQK; this is encoded by the exons ATGGCCGCCCCCTCCGAAGCCACCATTCAGCTTTCTCCCGAAGCTGAAGCTCAGTACGAGCGAATCACAAGAAGCCTCCAGGAGGTAACCAGCGGGGATGTCATCAGGAAGGTCTTGAGCGAAGGGAAGGTCGTCAAGGCTTACTGGGGCACTGCTCCTACCGGCAGGC CTCACATTGCTTATTGCGTTCCGTTGCTCAAGATCGCCGACTTTTTGACTGCCGGTGTCCATGTTAAGGTCTTGTTAGCTG ATGTAC TTTTCACTGTCCTTGGTGTGCCTATCGACAAGCTTGAATTCATCACCGGCTCCAGCTATCAGCTTAAGCCTGACTACACTCTCGACATGTACCGTTTTCATGCTTTGACTTCCACTAGAGAAGCCGAACACGCCGGTGCTGATGTTGTCAAGGAGTCAGAGTCCCCTCTTATGAGCAGCTTACTGTACCCTGGCCTACAGGCTTTGGACGAACAGTACTTGGATGTTGATTTCCAATTCGGTGGTGTCGACCAGCGAAAGATCTTCATGTATGCCGCTACTTTCCTTCCCAAGCTCGGTTACTCCAAGCGTGCCCACCTCATGAACGCCATGGTTCCTGGATTGTCCGGTGGAAAGATGTCTGCTTCCGACCCCAAATCTAAGATCGACTTCCTCGACACTGCTGCCGACATAAAAAACAAGATCAAGGCTGCTCTTTGTCCCCctggagagattgagaacAATGGTGTCATCGCATTTATCAAGACGGTGCTCATCCCTATTCAAGCTCTCCGAATCGAACAGGCCGAACAAAGAGGCGAGAAGGCTCCTGTAGGTGAAGGAAGCTTTGTTAAGCCTGGCGCTCCCGAGGGTGCCgttttctccatctcccgACCCGAGAAGTTTGGCGGTGACATTCATGTCAAGAGCTACGAGGAGCTCGAGAAAGCGTACATTGCTGGTGATATCCACCCTGGAGACTTAAAGACTGGTGTGCAGGAGGCTTTGATTCAATTCTTGAGTCCCATTAGGAAGTTATTCGACGAAGACAAGGAGTGGCAGGAGATCGAGAGGATGGCTTATCCCAGTTCTTCTGTTGCACCCTCTGCAGAGGAGCCCAAGAAGGCG aagaagaaggatgttaGGTCCAAGCCCCCCACCGAGGAAGAACGTGCGGCTCTCCGAGCcgccaaggagaaggagaaggctgctAAAATCGCTGCAAAGGCTGTCAACGAAGGCACTGCCCCTCCCGTTCCCCCCATTGAGGACATCACTGCTGCCCAACTCGCCCAAAGCTCCAAGGAGGCTGTCCAGGTTTCCACAAGCAGTACTACCACCAGCTGCGTTACCAGTACCAACTTGTCCAAATTGAAGCTTTTggccaagggcaaggtcAGGGACATCTACGCATTGCCTGGTAAGGAGAACGAAGACAAGCTGCTGTTTGTTGCTACCGACAGGATGAGCGCTTTCGACGTCATCATGAACAAC GGTATCCCTTCAAAAGGTATCACTCTCACCacactctctctcttctggTTTGACAAACTCAAGAACATAATCCCCAACCACGTTCTTTacccctctccttcagcatGTTTCTCTACCCCTGCCCAGGCTTGGGAGCAGTTCCCTAGGAGCTTGGACGAATACAGAGATCAACTTGAAGGTCGAAGCATGATCGTGAAGAAGTGCGAGGTTGTGAAGATAGAGGCTATCGTCAGAGGTTACATCACCG GATCTGCTTGGTCCGAGTACAAGAAGTCTCAAACCATCCACGGTATCCAGATGCCCGCTGGTTTGGTCGAATCTCAAAAGCTCCCCAAGGCCCTCTTCACTCCTTCCACCAAGGCCGACCAGGGTGAACATGACGAGAACATCCACCCTGACAAGG TCAAGGACATTTGCGGTCCCGAGCTTGCCGcggagattgagaaggtTGCTATTCAGCTCTACACTGAAGCCGCTGCTTATGCCCTTGAGCGCGGACTAATTTTGGCCGACACCAAGTTTGAGTTTGGTCTCCTGCCCGACCCCTCATCGCCCAACAAGACTaccctcattctcatcgACGAGGTCCTCACTCCCGACTCCTCCAGGTACTGGGCCGCTGATGACTACGTCGTTGGTCAGCCTCAGCCTTCATTTGACAAGCAGTACCTCCGTGACTGGTTGATCAAGGAGGGCCTAAGGGGTAAAGAGGATGTGACTCTTCTTGAGCATGTCGTTAACGAGACGAGGAGCAAGTACGAAGAGGCTAGGGATAGGGTCATGGGGCTCGGAAACTTTGGCAAACACGGTCAGAAGTGA